GAGGGCGAGGACAAGCCCGCGAAGTACCCGCCCATGTTCCGCTCGGCCGGGACCTGCGTGCTGAACAAGATCGACCTGCTTCCCTACCTCGACTACGACATGAACGAGGTCATGGAGAACATCCGCCGCGTGAATCCGGCGATGCAGGTGTTCAAGGTGAGCGCGAAGACGGGCGAGGGGTTCGATGCGCTGGCAGGGTATATCATGCAGAAGGTCGACGCGAAGATAAAGGCCCAGGAGCCCCCTAAATGAACAACACCCGAATGATCGCCATGCTGCTATTGACCGCCGTCATGATCATCCCCGTATCGGCCGCCGATGCGCCGAACTGGCAGGTTAAGGTCGCGACGAACCCGCTCTACGCAAACGTGAAGACCTACACCTTTTCGATCGAGGCAATCGAAGGCCAGTCCGCTTCGGGTGCCAGGCCGGTTCTTGAAATAGAGGTAAGCTCGAAAAAACCAGTCATCCATATCCGCTGGCACGACGCGATCCCCCGCGGGAATTACGCCATGATGGCGAAGCTCGGGAAGAACGCTCCCGTGAGAACGGGGTGGGGCGACGGTTACGACAAGACATCTACCATATATGTCAGCAATAAGGAAATGGATATCGTTCGAGGACTGCTCACGTCGGATACCCTCCAGGTGGAGACGTATTCAGGCTCTCCCAAAGATCTGCGCGCGGTATTCAATGTAAAGGGCCTCAAAGAGGCAGCGCAGCCGTTCTGGAGCGAGATCGGGTGGTAATAGGCAGTTCTCGTAAATAGTGTCGGATCGCGCTGCTTCAGATCCACCCGTGCTGCGGACGTCCCCCTTCACCTTCCCATGCTTATCCCGATCGATTCCGCGCTCCGTATGAGTTGCGCGTCGACCGGCACCGAGCGCACCTTGCCCGCGAGTTCCTTGAGCGGAACCAGTACGATATCGGGCGTGTCGAGTGCCACCATGACGCCGAACTTCCCCTCCGCGGCGGCGCGCACCGCCTCCGCCCCGAGCCTGGTCCCGAGCACCCGGTCGAACGCGCAGGGAGAGCCCCCGCGCTGGATATGCCCCAGCACCGTGCAGCGCACCTCCAGGTCCACGCGGGACTTGATCTGGTCCGCCAGGTGGAAGCCCACGCCCCCGAGCTGCGGCACGCCCTGGAGCCTGGTGGAGGCGGACGCCTGGGTGATCACCTCGCCCCCTTCCTCCTTCGCGCCCTCCGCAACCATGATGATGGTGAAGGGGCTTCCCCCCTTTTCCCGCGCGACGATTTTCTCGACCACGCGGTCTATGCTGTAGGGTATCTCGGGGATGAGTATGATGTGCGCCCCGCCGGCGATCCCCGCCTCGAGCGAGATCCAGCCGGCGGTCCTTCCCATTACCTCGAGGATCATTACGCGCTGGTGGCTGCGTCCCGTAGAATGCAGGCGGTCGAGCGCGTCACAGGCGACCTCAATCGCGGTCTGGTAGCCGAAGGTGTAATCGGTCCTGTCGAGATCGTTGTCGATCGTCTTGGGGATGCCTATGACCGGGACGCCCTTCTCGAAAAACCGGTACCCTATTTCAAGGGTCCCCTCGCCCCCCACCACGAAGAGACAATCGAGACCCATGGCATTGAAATTCCTGACGGCGGTATCGGACATATCGCTTACGGAAATGGTCCCGTCGGGACGAAGCTCGCGGTACTGGAAGGGGTTCCCCTTGTTGGTCGTGCCCAGGACCGTGCCGCCCAGCGTGAGGATGTCGCGGGTGGAGCGCACGGTGAGCTCCTCGGAGCGGTTCGCGATGAGGCCCTCGAAGCCGTCCAGTATGCCGGTGACCTTCACACCGTAGCCGATCGCCGCGGCGCGGGTGACCGCGCGTATCACCGCGTTGAGCCCCGAGCAGTCGCCGCCGCCGGTGAGTATGCCGACACGATTGAGCGCCATATCCGACCTCCGTTCGCGGGATACGGAAATGCGTGGCCGCACCCGGGATGGGAAGAGTCTAACCGATGGGCGGGGGGGAGAGCAATAAAATTTTGTTGGGGGCGGGTTCGATGATGTGCGGAAAACTTTTCGATATCGCCGTTAATTTTTGTTTGTTGTTTTTTAATCACTATCCGGATATATTAATAGTCGAGGAGATAAATCATGAGGCAAGTAATCATTTTCCCCGGAGAGGACGGCTACTATGTGGCCGAATGCCCGAGCCTTCCCGGTTGCATCAGCCAGGGAAAGACAAAAGAAGAAGCTATAGAAAATATCAAGGATGCCATAGAAGGATACATATTAGCCCTTCAGGATGATCATATTCCGGTTCCCGCCGAAACTTTCGACACCATGATGCTTGTTGTATGAGCGGCCTTCCCAGAATTTCCGGCAGGGATTGCGTAAAGGCTCTCGAAAAAGCAGGATTTTATTTTAAAAGACAGCATGGAAGCCACATAATTCTAAGAAGGAATGACCCTTTTACCCAGGTCGTCGTGCCTGATCATAAGGAGCTTGATCGTGGTACTCTCCGCTCTATTATAAGGCAGGCGGGTTTATCCATTGATGAATTTTTAATTCTGCTTTAGCTGTCTGGATCACCGCTCCATCGCGGATTGCGGAATCATCAGCACATTCCAGGTCAACAAGACTTTGAACAGCAGGTCACTGGAAATCACTTACAACCGCCCCCATCCTTCCCCGCACACTCCCCATTCTTCTTTTTAAAACACAGCGCACATCGCTCCTCGTCGCACCACTTGCATGAGTAGCAATCCGCGCAGGGGTGCTTTTTCGCCGCGCGCGGATCGTCCTCCGGAACGAAGACGAGCGCATCGAACCCGGGAATTCGTATAAACGCCACGGGGCTATTTTCCGTGCCCCGCGCAGTCGTCCCCGCATTCCTCCCCGCGCACGAGCTCCAGCCCCTCCTTCACGAGGTACGCGGTGATGACGAGACCCACGAGCGGATCGGCGAGCGGAAAATCCAGGAAATAGCGCGCGGTGAGCCCCGCGAGGAGCGCGACGGAAAGCGTCGCGCACACGAAGGTTTCCTTGGAGTCCGCGACGAGTGAAGACAGGCCCATTTCCTTTCCGAGCCGGTATTTTTTATAGCCTAAAACCGGCATGACGATAAGGGAGAGCACGGCGATCACGATTCCGGGAAGGGAGGGGTCCGATATTTCCCCCGTGATGATTTTACGCACCGATTCGAACAGCACGTACGCCGCGAGCAGGAGAAAGCTCGCACCCACGAAGCGCGTTGCGCGCCCTTCGATTCGCTCCTCCTCGTCCGCCGATAAGCGCCCGTGCACCCGGAGCCTCCACACCAGGACAAGCCCCGAGAGCGATTCCACTATGCTGTCCAGGCCGAAGCCCACCAGCGCAATGCTGTTCGCGAGCCCCCCGGCGACGATCGACGCGACGGCCTCCAACAGGTTGTAGCCTACGGTGAAATATTCGAGGCGCAGCGCTTTCTTGAATTGTTCCAATTAACCCTCCGGTTCGCGGCTCAAGATGATAGTACTTCATAACGCGCCTCTGGTCAAACGGCAACGCCAATAGTGCGATAATTCTAGCTCATCACGCCCCGGGAGCCCCGAAAATCGGGAATTATACAGCGGGGCGCGTTTTTTCGTTGGAGTAACGCCCCCCTGATATTATCTTGACGTTATGCAGATGCATGTCTTAAGCATATACCATGAACCCGCTTGAAGAGAAGAAAAAAGAGACGGCCGCGATCGCGACGGGGGCAGCCGCGCGCGTGGGTGAGCTCATCAAGGCTGTGACGGGCTACAAGCACGCGCTCATGGCCGAGCTCGTCATGCGCGGCGACGGCCACGGGGAATTCAAGGCGTCGCCCTGCGGCGAGATACCCGAAGCGTGGACCACGGCGCCCCTGGGCGAGCTCCTGGTGCCCCACCGCGGACTGGTCGAGGGAAAGGCGACGGCCGCCCTGAGCATCGAGGAGGGCGAGGGCGTGCTGCTCCTCACGCCCGAGAGCGTCGAGTCGCTTCGCTTCAGGCCCGAACGCTGCCGCCGCATTCCGCCGGGATTCGAACAGTCCGGCGAGGCGGCGGCCTTCGACATCGTGATGGTGCGCAGGGGACGCTCCAGCGGCGCCTGCGCGATCATGCCCATGAGCTTCGCCGGCGGCGTGCTCGCCCCGGAGTGCGTGCGGCTCACCGTAGACATGCGCTGCGCCGATCCTTTTTACCTGAACAATGTCCTGCACCATTTTTACCACGCGGGCGTGATGGACGAGCTCCGCGTGAGCTCCGACGACACCGAGCTGGGCATGGGATTGCTGCTCAAACTGTGCGTGCCGCTCCCGCCCCCCGAAGAGCAGAAGGCGATCGCCCTGAAACTGCTCGGAATCTCGGGGATGATCGTCGAGGCCGAGGACATGGTCGAGAAACTCCTGACATTCTCCCGAATTTAACAGGGTGCCGGTTCACCGTAAATCCATCGGTGAACGGGTGATGCGGTTACGCGATACGCACATCATGCCGACGGCATCGCACGGGGATTATGGACATGTCATAAACCTGTTGTTACCGGGGTTTAAGGAGCGAAGCCCCTTAAGAGGCCCCCCGCAAGGGCTCTTAAGGGAGCGCGGGACGGCAGTTTCGTGACTGGTCAAATATATAACCCGATTCTATGTTTAAATATTATTACTGAATGTCATTCATCCGGGATTAAAAAAAATTCTGGACAATTGCGGGAAAATCCCTATTTTCACCTTTCACCAAAACGGAGGAATCAGGATGAATACCCTTGGAATAAATATAGGCTCTTCCAACGTGAAGCTTGTCTTCATGCGGGACGGAAAAATTGAGTGGAGCGAGGTGGACCCCCACGAGGGCAACTTCCTGGGCACCCTGAGAAAGACGCTTGCCTCGAAAAACCTGCCCGCGGACGTGAAGGTGCTCGCCACCGGAACCGAGGGCCGCTATCTCCTGAACGCCTCGAGCGTGATCGAGCCCCTATGCGTGGAGGCCGCGCTCGCGGCCCTGGGCGAGCCCGTCGACGCGATCGTTTCGCTGGGCGGGGAGGACCTGGTCGTCTACACCATCAACAGCGACATGAAAATCGTCACGAGCTTCTCCGGCAACAAGTGCGCGTCGGGGACGGGCGAGTTTTTCAAGCAGCAGCTGGGGCGCATGGACATGGTGCTGGGCGACGTGAAGACCCTTCCCGAGGGATGCAAGGTCCACAAGCTTTCGTCGCGGTGCTCGGTGTTCATGAAGAGCGACTGCACGCACCGGCTCAACAAGGGCGAGGCCACGAAGGGAGACATCGTGCTGTCGCTCTCGAACGTGATGGCGATCAAGGTCGTCGAATTCCTGAAACGCGCGCGCATCGCGAAGGGCAGGGTGCTTCTCGCGGGAGGCGTTACGCGCAATCAATACCTGGTGGATTTCATCCGCGAAAAGCTCCCCAATCTCGAGTTCGTCGTCCCCCGGGAAGCGGCGTACCTGGAGGCCTACGGCGCCGCCATCCTCGCGGAGGGAACGGGAAGCGTCATGCCGCCGGTGGACGGCCTCACCCGCGCGCACAGCGTCCAGTTCGAGCGCTTTAAGAGCCTGCGCGAGGCCGAGGGCATGGTGACCTTCATCCCGTCGCACAAGGGCAAGGTCCGCGCCGGCCGCGAGTACATCCTGGGCGTGGACGGGGGCTCCACCACCACAAAGGCCTGCCTCATCGACATCGAGACCGACGAGGTCACCGCCTCCTACTACGGGCGCACCCACGGCGATCCCGTGAAGGCGCTCAAGTTCTGCATCGAGGAGATCAAGAAGCAGATCAGGGAGGATATAGGCGACGGAAAGATCCGGATCACGCTCGCCTCCACCACGGGCTCCTCGCGCGAGATACTGGGGGTCTTCCTCGAGACGCCCGCGGTTTACAACGAGATTATCGCGCACGCCGTGGGGACCACCTATTATAATCCCGATATCGACACCATCTTCGAGATAGGTGGGCAGGACGCGAAGTACGTGCTTCTTAAAAATAAGGTTCCGATAGACTATGCCATGAACGAGGCCTGTTCCGCCGGGACCGGGTCTTTCCTCGAGGAGTCGTGCAAGGGCGACCTCAACATCATGGAGGCCTCCGAGATAGGAGACATCGCCGTGCAGGCCGATAAGCCCCTGAAGTTCGGGGAGCACTGCTCGGCCTTCATCAATTCCGACATCCGGAAGGCGATCCAGCAGGGCGCCTCGCGCGAGGATATCACGGCCGGACTCATCACTTCGATCGTATCGAACTACCTGAACCGCGTGGTGGGAAACCGCAGCATAGGCTCGAACATCGTGCTCCAGGGCGGCGTCGCCAAGAATAAGGCGGTCCCGCTCGCCTTCTCCATGCTCCTGAACAAGAATATTATCGTCCCCCCGGACCCCGAGCTCATGGGCTGCTTCGGCGTGGGCATTCTCGCCAGGCAAAAGCTCGAGGACGGCTTCCTCGATAAAGCCGAGTACGATCTTGATGCAATCCTCAACACGGAAATCGTGTACGAGCGCGAGTTCAAGTGCAACGCATGCGACAACTATTGTTCCATCCGCGTCCTCAGGGTGAACGAACACAAGTACATGTTCGGCGGGCGCTGCAACAAGTACGCGAACACCCGCAAGAAGAAGACATTCAACGACGATGAGGTCTTCGACTATATACAGAGGCGCAACGATTTATTATTCGGCGCGTGCGCGGCGCGGGAAGAGGAGTTCGTGAAAAAGCGCACTATGACGATCGGCATACCGCGCTGTTTCTCGGTGTACACCATGTGGCCCTTCTACTCGCATTTTTTCCACGAGCTCGGGATCGAGGCGAGGCTTTCCAACCGCGTGCTTCCCGACGGCGTGGCGCGCGTGGAGAGCGGCTATTGCTTCCCCGCGGAGATCGCGCACGGCGCGGTGCAGGATATCGTGGAGATGAAGGCGGATTACATCTTCCTCCCGCATTTCCGCGACCTCGAGAGCTACGAGGACGAGGTGCACGCCTCCTTCTGCCCCATCACCCAGGGATTGCCGTACTATATAAAGCACGCGTTCCCCGAGATCCCCGAGGAGCGCATGCTCGCCCCCGTCATCAGCTTCAAGTATGGCCGGGAAAAGGCCCTGGAGCCTCTTATAGAAATGGGCGCGAAGCTCGGCATTGCGCGTAAAGAGGTCGCGGAAGCATTCGATTTCGCCCATGGAAAGCAGAACGAGTACTTCGCGCGGGCGCGGGAGCTCGGGCGCAGCGCGCTCGAAGACGCCAGGAAGGCCGGCCGCCCGGTGATCGCGCTTCTTGGGAGGCCCTATAACGCCTTCACGCCCGACGCGAACATGGGGATCCCCAAGAAATTCACCTCGCGCGGGTTTTCCATCGTACCCTTCGACATACTGCCCTACGAGGACGAGGGCATTTTCCCGAACATGTACTGGTACTACGGGCAGCAGGACATGAAGGCGAGCATGCTCCTCAAGAACGAGGACAATATCTACATAACCTACATCACGAATTTCTCATGTGCGCCCGACTCCTTCATGCTCCATTACCTCAAGTGGATCATGGGGACCAAGCCCTTCCTCATCCTGGAGCTCGACTCGCACACGGCGGACGCGGGCGTAGACACGCGCGTGGAGGCCTTCCTGGACATTATCGACGGCTACAGGAGGAAGTTCACCGCGATTCACGAGGAGCGCTACGACAACGGACTTCGTTTCGAGATCCAGGGCGGCACCGAGCTCGTGGTCCGCAACGAAAAGACCGGCATAACGATGCCCGTCAAAAACAACCCGCGGGTCAAGATGCTCCTGGCGAACATGGGACGCCTCTCCACCGAGCTCCTGGCGGCGTCCCTGCGCTCGGCGGGGGTGAACGCGGAGGCGATGCCCGTACCGGACGTGCGCGCCCTGCAGCTCGCGCGCAACCATGCGTCGGGAAAGGAATGCCTGCCGTCGCACCTGGTGCTGGGAGGCGCGCTCAAGTACCTGGCGTCGGGGAAATACCGCAAGGACGAGACCTACCTGCTCTTCGTGCCCACGACCACCGGTCCCTGCCGCACGGGGCAGTAT
This genomic stretch from Spirochaetota bacterium harbors:
- a CDS encoding 6-phosphofructokinase, encoding MALNRVGILTGGGDCSGLNAVIRAVTRAAAIGYGVKVTGILDGFEGLIANRSEELTVRSTRDILTLGGTVLGTTNKGNPFQYRELRPDGTISVSDMSDTAVRNFNAMGLDCLFVVGGEGTLEIGYRFFEKGVPVIGIPKTIDNDLDRTDYTFGYQTAIEVACDALDRLHSTGRSHQRVMILEVMGRTAGWISLEAGIAGGAHIILIPEIPYSIDRVVEKIVAREKGGSPFTIIMVAEGAKEEGGEVITQASASTRLQGVPQLGGVGFHLADQIKSRVDLEVRCTVLGHIQRGGSPCAFDRVLGTRLGAEAVRAAAEGKFGVMVALDTPDIVLVPLKELAGKVRSVPVDAQLIRSAESIGISMGR
- a CDS encoding type II toxin-antitoxin system HicB family antitoxin, producing MRQVIIFPGEDGYYVAECPSLPGCISQGKTKEEAIENIKDAIEGYILALQDDHIPVPAETFDTMMLVV
- a CDS encoding type II toxin-antitoxin system HicA family toxin, whose amino-acid sequence is MSGLPRISGRDCVKALEKAGFYFKRQHGSHIILRRNDPFTQVVVPDHKELDRGTLRSIIRQAGLSIDEFLILL
- a CDS encoding activase, whose protein sequence is MNTLGINIGSSNVKLVFMRDGKIEWSEVDPHEGNFLGTLRKTLASKNLPADVKVLATGTEGRYLLNASSVIEPLCVEAALAALGEPVDAIVSLGGEDLVVYTINSDMKIVTSFSGNKCASGTGEFFKQQLGRMDMVLGDVKTLPEGCKVHKLSSRCSVFMKSDCTHRLNKGEATKGDIVLSLSNVMAIKVVEFLKRARIAKGRVLLAGGVTRNQYLVDFIREKLPNLEFVVPREAAYLEAYGAAILAEGTGSVMPPVDGLTRAHSVQFERFKSLREAEGMVTFIPSHKGKVRAGREYILGVDGGSTTTKACLIDIETDEVTASYYGRTHGDPVKALKFCIEEIKKQIREDIGDGKIRITLASTTGSSREILGVFLETPAVYNEIIAHAVGTTYYNPDIDTIFEIGGQDAKYVLLKNKVPIDYAMNEACSAGTGSFLEESCKGDLNIMEASEIGDIAVQADKPLKFGEHCSAFINSDIRKAIQQGASREDITAGLITSIVSNYLNRVVGNRSIGSNIVLQGGVAKNKAVPLAFSMLLNKNIIVPPDPELMGCFGVGILARQKLEDGFLDKAEYDLDAILNTEIVYEREFKCNACDNYCSIRVLRVNEHKYMFGGRCNKYANTRKKKTFNDDEVFDYIQRRNDLLFGACAAREEEFVKKRTMTIGIPRCFSVYTMWPFYSHFFHELGIEARLSNRVLPDGVARVESGYCFPAEIAHGAVQDIVEMKADYIFLPHFRDLESYEDEVHASFCPITQGLPYYIKHAFPEIPEERMLAPVISFKYGREKALEPLIEMGAKLGIARKEVAEAFDFAHGKQNEYFARARELGRSALEDARKAGRPVIALLGRPYNAFTPDANMGIPKKFTSRGFSIVPFDILPYEDEGIFPNMYWYYGQQDMKASMLLKNEDNIYITYITNFSCAPDSFMLHYLKWIMGTKPFLILELDSHTADAGVDTRVEAFLDIIDGYRRKFTAIHEERYDNGLRFEIQGGTELVVRNEKTGITMPVKNNPRVKMLLANMGRLSTELLAASLRSAGVNAEAMPVPDVRALQLARNHASGKECLPSHLVLGGALKYLASGKYRKDETYLLFVPTTTGPCRTGQYFVFYENLFKDLRFENVLVVTLDSDNSYNEMGADFSKHAWWGLCISDYMKDVETSLRACAADPVAAMEKYDSLWHRLISVAEKDVTKVLPALRGISDEIKKIPLKRKMEECPRILVVGEIYVRRDDFAVDELIKLFSARGIIGKVSGITEWIYYCDYTRRFELAKKYRLLPWYKKLFSAEFRGLVNWSVEAWYKHRVENRVKYALKSTGLVPKTPHDMDLIMKNAERYFVSDELHSEISVSSGVAATAMMDGFSGVVNISPFACLIGRVIEGLITPWARERRYPVISVEIDGNLLPPNIVSKLEIFMLNVMRFRESPDVGALVQRHDEERVMMSRKIIRD